The DNA region AACAGGAAGTCTGCATTCGTGCAAACAGAGTCCGCGTTTGCGCAAACAGTCGAATTTCTCAGAAATAAAGTCCAGGTTTGCACACAGTCTGCGTTCACTCAAAAGTTGCAGTTCGCGCAAGGCAAAATCCGCGGCCGTGTTAACAGAGTCTGCGCGTGCAGACGGAGTCCACATTTGCGCAAACAGTCAAATTTTACAGAAATAAAGTCCAGATGCGCTCTGAGTCTGCGTTTACGCAAACAGAGTTAGCGTTTGCGTAAACAGTCGAATTTCGCAAATATGAACTCCACATTTGCGCAAACAAAGTTGGTCTTcacacaaatgtttttaattttgcaGGAGTACACCTCAATGtctaatattttgttacttgacaaatgctacctgttagcatgctaacgttattgtgctagctaattttgcaggtccctcaaaaaagttgttacttgacaaatgttttcttttagcatgctaacgttagcgtgctagctttttttatagctaattttgtaggaatacacctGTCCTATTtgagtacttgatgcatgctaacccaGTCCAACGTTTGTTGGAACTTCAAGTCTAATCTTGTTGGCCTTTATTcattccaattaccgtatttttcgaactataagttgcagtttttttcatagtttggccgggctccagtgcgatttatatgtttttttccttctttattatgcattttcggcgggtgcgacttatactccggtgcgacttatactccgaaaaatacggtaatcaaaatgTCATTTTTCTTTTGTATGTGCTAAGGTGCAAAAGTCACGTCCACTGATCTCCCAGATGTTCTTGGCAACCTCCAATGCAACATCTCCCGCAACACAAAAGGACGATGTAAATATACGCCTCTGGTAGGTCTGAAAGTTCTTAATAAAATGCATACCACAGTTTAACACTGGAACGCCCAAAAGGCAGCCAATTGGCTGAATTCCCTTTTTTTGGAGGAAAAAAGTTTTGAGGAAAATTtgtcatacaatattttttatgaaTTTTCTGACAATAAAACATTACAAGACAAAATTATATAATTTTAGAAGATTGTTATGAAATAAAATATGTTATGAAAAAAAgtcaattttgtttttttacaataaaagttagtaatattgtgagaaaaataatTGTCAGGCTATTTtgaggatttttttaaatatcaaaaaAGATGCTATTTTAAAAGATTAAAGTGAAGTATACTGTGAAATTTAGTCaaatgcaatattgtgagaaaaaagttattttacaagaattgtgtagaatTATTTTAAGCAGAAAATAtatgaagaaaaaagaaaagtatgCCATTTTCTCTGATTATAGTCAAAGACATACATTTTTAGAAAAtacgttgcaatattgtgaggaaaAGTTTTTCACATGAGAATTTTAAGGATTATTctgagaattttttattttttattttacaagacaCAATTATGTAATTtaacaagattaaagtcaaacaTGTGATGAAAAAAGTcaattttgtttttacaaaaaaagttgtcactgtCAAAGAATTATGTCAGACTATtttgagaattaaaaaaaaatagcaggaAAAAATTATGCTATTTTAAAAGATTAAAGTGAAATAGActttgaaaaaacttttttttttttagtcaaatgTAATAGTGTGAGAAAAAGTTATTTTGCAAAAATGATGTGCAAatattttaaggaaaaaaaaaaatatatatatatatatatatatatatatatatatatatatatatatatatatataagaacatTATGCCATTAAAGTCAAATACATagttaaaaaattaatatatttttttagaaaataaattgcaatattgtgagaaaaagttttcTCACGAGAATTTTTAGGATTATTCTGagaatgttttattttccaagacaaaattatgtaattttacaagattaaagtaaaatatattatgaaaaaagtcagttttgtttttacaaaagaAGTTagtaatattgtgagaaaaaaattgTCATTGTCAAATAATTATGTCAGACTATTTTGAGAATTTtaaaaaattgcaaaaacaaaTTATGCTATTTTAAAAGAAATATACTTTGgaaaaaaacgtgtttttttttaGTCATATGCAATGTTGTGagaaaaagttattttttctgtagaaatattttaaggaaaatatatttaaaaaaagaaacaagtATGCCATTTTGTattattaaagtcaaatacattgtgaaaaaatcatggtttttttagaaaatattgtGAGGAAAAGTTTTCATACGAGAATATTTAGGATTATTCtgagaatgttttattttttattttacaagacaaaattatgtaattgtacaggattaaagtcaaatatgttaTGAAAACAAGTCTATTATCTAGTCAaaagcaatattgtgagaaaaaagttattttacaagaattgtgtagaaatattttaaggtaaaaaaaaaaattttttaaagaaaagaaTGCCATTTTGTATGATTGAAGTCAAATACATTAtgaaaaaagtaatatattttttttagaaaatattgtGAGGAAAAGTTTTCACACAAGAATTTTTAGGATTACTCTGagaatattttattttacaagacaaaattaagtagatttacaagattaaagtcaactatattatgaaaatgttttttaGAACAAAGTCAGTAATAGTGTGAGAAAAAGTTGTCTTTGTAAAAGAATTATGCATTGTAGAAATATTTTGAGAAGAATGTTTAAATTTTCCGAGAAAATGTATGCTATTttgcatgaataaaaaaaattacaaaaatattgtggggaaaaaagtttttttgtaaaaaaaaaaagaaaaaaagttagtTATGTTGTGTGGGGGAAAAAGTTTTCATTCTACAGCAATACTGTAggcatattttgagaaaaaactaTCAGATAATGATGTTAAACTAAAAAAATGTGTGAGTTTTGCACTTGAATGTGGACTACAAAAGAAACAGTATTTTTAATCAGATCGGATATATTTATTGCTAATATTACCTACAGCAACACAAGAACTCTCAGTAGCAGCAACATACCCCTCCCCCGAATCTGAGCATTCGAGTGGTCCACAACATTCCGATGTAATGGCTGCATTTACAACAGAAGGTGGTTAATCCTCGGCTGTTGAGTGGTAAATTTGACACTAACAGCCTTCGGGCTGCCTGCTGGGAATTGCAGGGGGAGTAAGAAAACCCTGCAACATTGAACGGTGGCCTAAATGTGCTTGGCAGGTGACAGAACTGGTGTGGGGCCCAGACGTGGAGCAGAGGTTCCCCCACAGCACGCACTACTTCGACTACATCCTGGCCGCAGACGTGGTGTACGCCCACCCCTACCTGGAGCAGCTGCTGGACACCTTCACTCACCTGTGCCAGGGGAACACACAGATCCTGTGGGCCATGCGTTTCCGCCTGGACGCAGAGAACAGTTTTGTGGAGCGCTTCCGAGAACGCTTCCACCTGGAGGAGCTGTACGACCTCCCCAGTCTCAGCATCAAACTGTACCGAGCCTGGAGGAAGGAGGAGGGCAGGTCTGTGGCTTTTTAAACTCTTTACTTTCTactatttcaaatgtggactctgtTCTACTGTAACACTTTGCAACAGCATGTTGGACATTCTACCCGCCCTATTTTGTTGGACAGTCAGAAGTCAAGTCTTCCATTAAACAGGTCACAGGTAAACGTTACAGCGTTGGTCTCAGTCCCGCAGAACTCTTGTGGATTGTGTGTTAAGCGGGTGTGTCCACAGAAAAGAGGcctgaatacaaaaaaatattcacTCTCTTTATAAAAAAAGGAGCAGACAAGTCCCATCGATCAAAGAGCAATTATTTTAATGACCACTTTTTACTTGAGTACTACTTTTGGTTGGTCTTTTTCTGTGTGTTTCTGTTTAGTTTTCTTCCTATTTCTGCTTTTATTTGCATGTATGATGACACAAAATGTTGGCTGTAGTCTAAATTGTGGTGATGGGTAAAAATGACACCTCAGTGAGGGTTTGGCACACTTACTGGCTGTATTGACACGGCCCTGATACTGTGGCGCTGTTTCTCAACggcgccatctgctggattactgctgtttatatgtatatttatatatatatactgtgtgtgtgcatgtgtgtatacatatatatgtgtatatatatatatatatatatatatatatatatatatatatatatatatatatatatatatatatatatagtccgtgtgtgcatatatacaggtaaaagccagtaaattagaatattttgaaaaacttgatttatttcagtaattgcattcaaaaggtgtaacttgtacattatatttattcattgcacacagactgatgcattcaaatgtttatttcatttaattttgatgatttgaagtggcaacaaatgaaaatccaaaattccgtgtgtcacaaaattagaatattacttaaggctaatacaaaaaagggatttttagaaatgttggccaactgaaaagtatgaaaatgaaaaatatgagcatgtacaatactcaatacttggttggagctccttttgcctcaattactgcgttaatgcggcgtggcatggagtcgatgagtttctggcactgctcaggtgttatgagagcccaggttgctctgatagtggccttcaactcttctgcgtttttgggtctggcattctgcatcttccttttcacaataccccacagattttctatggggctaaggtcaggggagttggcgggccaatttagaacagaaataccatggtccgtaaaccaggcacgggtagattttgcgctgtgtgcaggcgccaagtcctgttggaacttgaaatctccatctccatagagcaggtcagcagcagtaagcatgaagtgctctaaaacttgctggtagacggctgcgttgaccctggatctcaggaaacagagtggaccgacaccagcagatgacatggcaccccaaaccatcacccaaccatgcaaattttgcatttcctttgaaaatcgaggtcccagagtctggaggaagacaggagaggcacaggatccacgttgcctgaagtctagtgtaaagtttccaccatcagtgatggtttggggtgccatgtcatctcctaaccctaaccctaacccaagtggaggagttcaagtacctcggagtcttgttcacgagtgagggaagagtggatcgtgagatcgacaggcggatcggtgcggcgtcttcagtaatgcggacgctgtatcgatccgttgtggtgaagaaggagctgagccggaaggcaaagctctcaatttaccggtcgatctacgttcccatcctcacctatggtcatgagctttgggttatgaccgaaaggacaagatcacgggtacaagcggcccaaatgagtttcctccgccgagtggcggggctctcccttagagatagggtgagaagctctgtcatccggggggagctcaaagtaaagccgctgctcctccgcatcgagaggagccagatgaggtggttcgggcatctggtcatgatgccacccgagcgcctccctaaggaggtgtttagggcatgtccgaccggtaggaggccacgaggaagacccaggacacgttgggaagactatgtctcccggctggcctgggaacgcctcgggatcccccgggaagagctggacgaagtggctggggagagggaagtctgggcttccctgcttaggctgctgcccccgcgacccgacctcggataagcggaagaagatggatggatggatggatatatatatcatttatttatttatgtttttatttatttattattattatctttttaagtcacattttaagaatattagggcattaaataaacatacaaaaaaaaacatcttataATGACAgaactgaagttgatctagagatttcagcgttaaaagtaaaaataaataaacactcttTTATAAATGGagtccttttggatccctgagaattttagtgggattaaaaaaattaaaaactgtaaaaaaaaaaaaaaagaatcaaaatcaatcttgttatgaataattgacatatttaaggctacaattattTCATATTAAAtagtccactttgaaatatttttttggggaaaatattgcatgttttgtgtttgctgtaaaaaacaactaagttttct from Nerophis lumbriciformis linkage group LG15, RoL_Nlum_v2.1, whole genome shotgun sequence includes:
- the mettl21e gene encoding methyltransferase like 21e isoform X2, encoding MARQFHPSVLGPEPWEGYIFSDLEIRIKESTDLYGAVLWPSAMVLCHFLETNCDTYNLMDKNLIELGAGTGLVSIVSSLLGAKVTSTDLPDVLGNLQCNISRNTKGRCKYTPLVTELVWGPDVEQRFPHSTHYFDYILAADVVYAHPYLEQLLDTFTHLCQGNTQILWAMRFRLDAENSFVERFRERFHLEELYDLPSLSIKLYRAWRKEEGRSVAF
- the mettl21e gene encoding methyltransferase like 21e isoform X1 — translated: METGQPENRPETGDEAGAAADAELAKAIMARQFHPSVLGPEPWEGYIFSDLEIRIKESTDLYGAVLWPSAMVLCHFLETNCDTYNLMDKNLIELGAGTGLVSIVSSLLGAKVTSTDLPDVLGNLQCNISRNTKGRCKYTPLVTELVWGPDVEQRFPHSTHYFDYILAADVVYAHPYLEQLLDTFTHLCQGNTQILWAMRFRLDAENSFVERFRERFHLEELYDLPSLSIKLYRAWRKEEGRSVAF